A window of the Gemmatimonadota bacterium genome harbors these coding sequences:
- a CDS encoding DUF2851 family protein, with protein sequence MKEHAETGNMNQIADSEIAEALIWHLWQKGLARAGRTGRTGRTGRLRLTDGRTLRVHHPGTLNPDSGPDFLQAVLSFGPGKRLRGDVEIHIRPADWRRRGHTSDPLYNNVVLHVVLWHDEKLPAVRKQNGQFVPTLVLSEHLRHGLDRIQKQYRLKTEDPAPASYPCQDLMKLLSVERVHALLDRKGSDRFRNKAAEMSGRMEQVSAEQTLYEFAMRAAGYTKNTDACQSLARRLPLATIRALIGTGGGHRIIDLQALIFGAAGLLPSQRLSYGGEIPDDPYVREIETRWEAFRPSIPARPMREHDWLFFRLRPFNFPTVRLAAMSYFIASGLQDGLDTLIAGPMNAGAGRGPVALLRQTARKLEEMIRPLPGDYWLRHTVFGETSRTARNALMGRDRQRGIMVDVVLPFIYALADRDSQSDRMNLVREMYAGYGRQANNSVVQAMTNLLFIDTPEKKASIDRAVLQQGLLQIDLETCRSKDCGQCVMSGSTHFTRS encoded by the coding sequence ATGAAAGAACATGCTGAAACAGGTAATATGAACCAAATCGCCGATTCGGAAATCGCAGAAGCGCTCATCTGGCATCTGTGGCAGAAGGGGCTGGCGCGGGCGGGGCGGACCGGGCGGACCGGGCGGACCGGAAGGCTCCGGCTCACCGACGGCCGGACACTCAGGGTCCATCATCCCGGCACCTTGAATCCCGACAGCGGCCCCGATTTTCTCCAGGCGGTTCTGTCCTTCGGACCCGGGAAGCGCCTCAGGGGAGACGTGGAAATCCATATCAGACCCGCCGACTGGCGTCGGCGCGGCCATACGAGCGACCCGCTTTACAACAATGTCGTGCTGCACGTCGTCCTGTGGCATGACGAGAAGCTTCCGGCCGTCAGGAAACAGAATGGGCAGTTCGTCCCAACGCTGGTGTTATCCGAGCACCTCAGGCACGGCCTGGACCGGATACAAAAACAATACAGGCTAAAAACGGAGGACCCGGCCCCTGCCAGCTACCCCTGCCAGGACCTGATGAAACTGCTGTCGGTCGAGCGCGTTCACGCGTTGCTGGACCGGAAGGGATCCGACCGGTTTCGGAATAAGGCGGCGGAAATGTCCGGGAGGATGGAACAGGTTTCTGCGGAACAGACGCTCTATGAGTTCGCCATGCGGGCCGCGGGTTACACGAAGAATACCGATGCCTGCCAGTCGCTTGCCCGGCGCCTGCCCCTGGCGACGATCCGCGCTCTGATCGGCACAGGGGGCGGCCATCGCATCATCGATCTGCAGGCCTTGATTTTCGGGGCAGCCGGGCTGCTGCCCTCACAGCGGCTCTCCTACGGCGGCGAAATCCCGGACGACCCGTACGTCAGGGAAATAGAAACGCGCTGGGAAGCCTTCCGTCCGTCCATTCCCGCCCGTCCCATGCGGGAACATGACTGGTTGTTTTTCCGGTTAAGACCCTTTAACTTCCCCACGGTCCGGCTTGCCGCTATGAGTTATTTTATCGCGTCGGGCCTGCAGGATGGCCTGGACACGCTGATCGCCGGCCCGATGAACGCCGGCGCCGGCCGGGGACCCGTCGCTTTGCTGCGGCAGACCGCGCGGAAGCTCGAGGAAATGATCCGGCCGTTGCCCGGCGACTACTGGTTGAGACACACGGTGTTCGGGGAGACCTCGCGAACGGCGCGCAATGCGCTGATGGGCCGCGACCGCCAGCGAGGCATAATGGTCGACGTGGTCCTTCCATTCATCTACGCCCTCGCCGACCGGGACAGCCAGTCGGACCGGATGAACCTCGTCCGGGAAATGTACGCCGGTTACGGCCGGCAGGCGAACAACAGCGTGGTCCAGGCGATGACGAATCTGCTTTTCATCGATACGCCTGAGAAAAAGGCCTCCATCGACCGGGCCGTCCTTCAACAGGGCCTGTTGCAGATTGATCTCGAGACCTGCCGTAGCAAGGACTGCGGCCAATGCGTGATGAGCGGTTCGACGCACTTCACACGGAGTTGA
- a CDS encoding ribonuclease PH: protein MSRIDGRETDELRPVEIRRNYLRHAEGSALISMGATTVLCSASVDESVPPFLKGSGKGWVTAEYGMLPRSTNTRVSRDGRRGSVSGRTQEIQRLIGRSLRAVFDLDSLGERSILIDCDVIEADGGTRTASITGSYVALRDAVSWLSRQGLIDRDPVRDAVAAISVGIIGGVPMLDLCYEEDSTADVDMNLVMTGDGDLVEIQGTAEHHPFSTDQLAAMLDLGKQGVNRLIDLQKQALARD from the coding sequence GGAGACCGACGAGTTGCGTCCCGTCGAGATCCGGCGCAACTACCTTCGGCACGCGGAAGGATCCGCGCTGATTTCCATGGGCGCCACGACCGTGCTCTGTTCGGCGAGCGTGGACGAGAGCGTCCCGCCTTTTCTGAAAGGGAGCGGCAAGGGCTGGGTCACGGCGGAATATGGCATGCTGCCGCGAAGCACGAACACGCGGGTGTCCCGCGACGGCCGGCGCGGCAGCGTCTCCGGTCGCACGCAGGAGATCCAGCGGCTCATCGGGCGGTCGCTCCGCGCCGTATTCGACCTGGACAGCCTGGGTGAACGGTCCATCCTCATTGATTGCGACGTCATCGAAGCCGACGGGGGAACACGGACCGCGTCGATCACGGGCAGTTACGTGGCGCTTCGCGACGCGGTGTCCTGGCTTTCGCGGCAAGGGCTGATCGATCGCGACCCCGTCCGTGACGCGGTCGCCGCCATCAGCGTGGGCATCATCGGCGGCGTGCCCATGCTCGATCTGTGCTACGAAGAGGACTCCACGGCAGACGTCGACATGAACCTCGTCATGACCGGCGACGGCGACCTGGTGGAAATCCAGGGCACCGCCGAGCACCACCCTTTCTCAACGGATCAGCTGGCCGCCATGCTCGACCTCGGCAAACAGGGCGTAAACCGGCTGATCGACCTTCAGAAACAGGCGCTGGCCCGGGACTAG
- a CDS encoding XTP/dITP diphosphatase — protein sequence MTLVLATRNPGKISEIKALLPGVRVAPAASFTGCPEPEETGRTFEENALIKARAVSLYTGKTTLADDSGLEVDALDGAPGVHSARYAGRDPTDQDNIRRLLGALDGISDAERTARFRCVMAVVVPDGRTWTAEGACEGRILQAPRGDAGFGYDPLFVPEGYENTFAELDAGVKNRISHRALALQRIADVLKSLADHPD from the coding sequence ATGACCCTCGTCCTGGCCACGCGCAACCCGGGTAAGATCTCCGAGATCAAGGCTTTGCTCCCCGGCGTGCGGGTCGCGCCGGCCGCGTCTTTTACCGGCTGTCCCGAACCGGAAGAGACGGGCCGCACCTTCGAGGAGAACGCCCTCATCAAGGCGCGGGCCGTATCGCTGTACACAGGAAAGACCACGCTAGCGGACGATTCGGGCCTGGAAGTGGACGCCCTGGACGGGGCGCCCGGCGTCCACTCGGCACGGTACGCGGGCAGGGACCCCACCGACCAGGACAACATCCGGCGCCTGCTCGGCGCCCTGGACGGGATATCCGACGCCGAACGCACGGCCCGGTTTCGATGCGTTATGGCGGTCGTGGTACCCGACGGCCGCACCTGGACCGCGGAAGGGGCCTGCGAGGGCCGGATTCTGCAGGCGCCGCGGGGCGACGCGGGATTCGGCTACGATCCGCTGTTCGTGCCCGAGGGCTACGAAAACACCTTCGCCGAACTGGACGCGGGGGTGAAAAACCGGATCAGCCACCGGGCCCTGGCGCTTCAACGGATCGCGGATGTGCTGAAGTCCCTGGCAGACCATCCGGACTGA
- a CDS encoding HAD family hydrolase yields MPATGRPVGMARPAGSVFKAGNAVLFDLDDTLADRDRARDRFFSFLLDTYFPELKRGGTPWSERMDTLRGLDRAGRGSKAAIHDYLFGERPVRLVRPVMPATAFVELMRSKIASYTSWSEGAEPLLRCLQARKHPLAVVTNGSKSQRDKIEALEASRYFEAVLISGEVGIAKPDPRIFRQALSRLNAAPGRSVFVGDSMEHDIAGARKAGMMTVYIKKGEAEDPDDALCDLVVSDLRELSDLVIGLDACT; encoded by the coding sequence ATGCCTGCGACGGGAAGGCCGGTAGGGATGGCGCGCCCGGCGGGTTCGGTTTTTAAAGCAGGCAACGCGGTCCTGTTCGATCTCGACGACACCCTGGCCGACCGCGACCGGGCGAGAGACCGGTTCTTTTCGTTTCTGCTGGACACGTACTTCCCGGAGCTGAAGCGGGGAGGAACTCCATGGTCCGAGCGCATGGACACGCTGCGCGGCCTCGATCGGGCAGGCCGGGGCAGCAAGGCCGCGATCCACGACTATCTTTTCGGTGAGCGTCCGGTCCGCCTGGTCCGCCCGGTCATGCCCGCTACGGCCTTTGTCGAGTTGATGCGCAGCAAAATCGCCAGCTATACCTCCTGGTCGGAAGGAGCCGAGCCGCTGTTGAGATGCCTTCAGGCCAGAAAGCACCCCTTGGCCGTGGTCACCAATGGTTCTAAATCCCAGCGAGACAAAATCGAAGCCCTGGAAGCGTCGAGGTATTTCGAAGCGGTGCTCATTTCCGGGGAAGTAGGCATCGCCAAGCCGGATCCCCGCATATTTCGGCAGGCGCTGTCCCGGCTGAACGCCGCGCCCGGTCGGTCCGTTTTCGTGGGGGACAGCATGGAACACGATATAGCCGGCGCTCGAAAGGCCGGGATGATGACGGTCTACATCAAGAAGGGAGAGGCGGAAGATCCCGATGACGCCCTGTGTGACCTGGTCGTTTCCGATCTCAGGGAATTGTCGGACCTGGTCATCGGTCTTGACGCCTGTACATAA
- a CDS encoding glycoside hydrolase family 5 protein: protein MTRWSTEKAHAWYRDIGVIRGCNYLPRTAVNMTEMWQAPTFDPETIDQELGWAAAAGYNSVRVFVQYLVWEDDPEGLKERMDRFLSIASRHGVSAMVILFCDCFFGGRDPYLGPQDGPVPGVHNSQWVPSPGFERLADRDAWPGLERYVKDIVGSFGSDPRVLVWDLYNEPDDDLRSQPLVKDAFAWARSVDPVQPLTTGPWTWNAFEDDLSALLFELSDIVTFHYYGAAEDIGPSLARCNAHGRPVICTEWLRRHHGNTFADMLPVFAENRIGWYNWGSWRGGHRPTWPGSRSRAIPPRRSGSTT from the coding sequence ATGACCAGATGGTCAACAGAAAAAGCCCACGCCTGGTACCGTGACATTGGCGTGATCCGCGGCTGCAACTACCTGCCGCGCACGGCCGTCAATATGACCGAAATGTGGCAGGCGCCCACTTTCGATCCGGAAACCATCGACCAGGAACTGGGCTGGGCCGCCGCGGCGGGCTACAACAGCGTGCGGGTCTTCGTGCAGTACCTGGTCTGGGAAGACGACCCCGAGGGCCTGAAGGAGCGGATGGACCGGTTCCTGTCTATCGCGTCGCGGCACGGCGTAAGCGCCATGGTCATCCTATTCTGCGACTGCTTCTTCGGGGGACGCGATCCCTACCTGGGACCCCAGGACGGCCCGGTGCCCGGCGTGCACAACAGCCAGTGGGTGCCGAGTCCGGGGTTCGAACGCCTGGCCGACCGGGACGCCTGGCCGGGTCTCGAGCGCTACGTGAAGGACATCGTCGGCAGCTTCGGATCGGACCCGCGCGTGCTGGTTTGGGACCTGTACAACGAACCGGACGACGACCTGCGGAGCCAGCCGCTCGTTAAGGACGCCTTCGCCTGGGCCCGTTCCGTCGACCCCGTGCAGCCGCTTACCACGGGACCATGGACGTGGAACGCCTTCGAAGACGACCTCTCCGCATTGCTGTTCGAACTGTCCGATATCGTTACCTTCCACTACTACGGGGCGGCCGAAGACATCGGTCCCAGCCTCGCCCGGTGCAATGCGCACGGCCGGCCCGTTATCTGCACCGAGTGGCTGCGTCGGCACCACGGCAACACCTTCGCGGACATGCTCCCCGTGTTCGCGGAAAATCGGATCGGGTGGTACAACTGGGGCTCGTGGCGGGGAGGACACAGACCTACCTGGCCTGGGAGTCGAAGCAGGGCGATCCCACCCCGGCGGTCTGGCAGCACGACATGA
- a CDS encoding DUF993 family protein: protein MEASLNTPRGLGRAPHIIAALSVPVSEAGEIDFEVFARDLERTAGYGIEPAVLMDTYQINHCTLEDQVRGLETTREVMNGRAFTAGVYVEDEIRGDGIEDIIHAYQAKIEQLENRYGASPIVFQTERLKDADAATVVRVYEGLAEASRGGLKAFELSPVFAPNGWMFPDDALIEILAGDKWAGAKHSSLDPSMEWVLLRKVHQIGKKLYTGNDYDFASMIFNGSDALLGIATFMPDKFRELADALRDGDLARYHDLGNRMEFLGRVAFQPPVPAYKHSAAMVKKMRGWYPTDYVLPDNPLRRDEAHREALRVALENLDIPCG, encoded by the coding sequence ATGGAAGCATCACTGAATACGCCCAGGGGGCTCGGCCGCGCGCCTCATATCATCGCGGCGTTGTCCGTACCCGTGAGCGAAGCGGGTGAAATCGACTTCGAAGTCTTCGCCCGGGACCTGGAAAGAACCGCGGGGTACGGGATAGAACCCGCGGTGCTCATGGATACCTACCAGATCAACCACTGCACGTTGGAGGATCAGGTCAGGGGGTTGGAAACGACGCGGGAAGTCATGAACGGGCGGGCGTTTACGGCGGGCGTGTACGTGGAGGACGAGATCCGGGGAGACGGGATCGAGGACATCATCCATGCGTACCAGGCCAAGATAGAGCAGCTGGAGAACCGGTACGGCGCGAGTCCGATCGTATTCCAGACCGAGCGCTTGAAAGATGCGGACGCCGCCACCGTGGTCCGCGTCTACGAGGGGCTGGCCGAAGCCTCCCGCGGCGGACTGAAGGCATTCGAACTAAGCCCGGTCTTCGCACCGAACGGCTGGATGTTTCCCGATGACGCGCTGATCGAGATCCTGGCCGGCGACAAGTGGGCGGGCGCGAAACACTCGTCCCTGGATCCATCCATGGAATGGGTGCTGCTGCGGAAGGTCCATCAAATCGGAAAGAAGCTCTACACGGGGAACGACTACGATTTCGCCTCCATGATCTTCAACGGAAGCGACGCGCTGCTGGGTATCGCGACCTTTATGCCCGACAAGTTCCGGGAACTCGCGGATGCCTTGCGGGACGGCGACCTTGCGCGGTACCACGACCTGGGGAACCGGATGGAATTCCTGGGGCGGGTCGCGTTCCAGCCGCCCGTGCCGGCCTACAAGCACAGCGCGGCCATGGTGAAGAAGATGCGCGGCTGGTACCCCACGGACTACGTGCTGCCCGACAACCCCCTCAGGCGGGACGAGGCCCACCGGGAAGCGCTGCGAGTAGCCCTCGAAAACCTGGACATTCCCTGCGGCTAA
- a CDS encoding 1-acyl-sn-glycerol-3-phosphate acyltransferase gives MRGPSVVRDIRQLTLVFSGDWVIIRFKAGRRPRPSESHESGDRVTAAYSILQIISVLVFTLLFGLSAMLLSPFNPSGRLVHWFARWWARTLLWVGRVPVRLEGLDNIPGGQPCVLVSNHASAADIPILFGSLPIQFRIIAKDSLFHIPVLGWCMRLAGYISINRTNPKKAMRSLKKAARQIREGFPAVVFPEGTRTRTGELQPFKAGAFLLAIESGVPVVPVGISGSFDILVRGSMRIRPDAQVAVRIGRPIATEGYTTKDRRGLAEQAREAVEECLRREGR, from the coding sequence ATGCGCGGCCCTTCGGTTGTCCGGGACATCAGGCAATTGACACTGGTTTTTTCTGGTGATTGGGTTATAATCCGGTTTAAAGCCGGAAGGCGCCCCCGTCCATCCGAATCTCACGAGTCCGGTGACCGCGTGACCGCAGCCTATTCCATCCTGCAGATCATCAGTGTGCTGGTCTTCACCCTGTTGTTCGGGCTGTCGGCCATGTTGCTGTCCCCATTCAATCCTTCGGGGCGCCTGGTCCACTGGTTCGCCCGCTGGTGGGCGCGAACCCTGTTGTGGGTGGGCCGCGTGCCGGTACGACTTGAAGGGCTGGACAATATCCCAGGAGGGCAGCCGTGCGTGCTGGTCTCCAATCATGCCAGCGCGGCGGACATACCCATCCTGTTCGGTTCGCTGCCCATCCAGTTCAGGATCATCGCCAAGGATTCCCTGTTCCACATACCGGTCCTGGGATGGTGCATGCGGCTGGCCGGCTACATCAGCATCAACCGTACCAATCCGAAGAAAGCCATGCGGAGTCTCAAGAAGGCGGCCCGGCAGATCAGGGAAGGGTTTCCCGCGGTGGTCTTCCCGGAAGGCACGAGAACGCGGACCGGAGAACTGCAGCCCTTCAAGGCCGGCGCCTTCCTGCTGGCCATAGAATCCGGCGTGCCCGTTGTGCCCGTGGGGATTTCCGGCAGCTTCGATATCCTCGTGCGCGGCAGTATGAGAATCCGGCCCGACGCGCAGGTCGCCGTGCGCATCGGGAGACCCATCGCGACCGAAGGCTATACGACGAAGGACCGGCGCGGGTTGGCCGAGCAGGCGCGGGAGGCCGTCGAGGAATGCCTGCGACGGGAAGGCCGGTAG